From Vigna unguiculata cultivar IT97K-499-35 chromosome 5, ASM411807v1, whole genome shotgun sequence, the proteins below share one genomic window:
- the LOC114183461 gene encoding G-type lectin S-receptor-like serine/threonine-protein kinase At4g27290 isoform X2, with translation MDCYEVIVWCSLLLSSFIPNITALSSITPNKPLHHNESLVSASGTFEAGFFSIGSSRRYYFCICYKNISPRTIVWVANRNTPLDNSTGVLKVSHGGNLAVLDGTGANFWSSNASTTAQKPTVELLNSGNLVVKDGGGSNAPEKIVWQSFDYPGDTLLPGMKLRSSLVTGAHSSLTSWRNTEDPAVGEFSLYIDPHGFPQRVTTKGGTWLYRAGSWNGYQFSGVPWKLLPNFFNYYFVLTKEEVYYEYELLERSVVTRFVINQAGSDQRFTWSKRTKSWELFASGPREQCENYALCGVNSVCNVNRYPICECLEGFVPKFTEKWRSLDWSSGCVRRMSLSCDNEDGFVKYEGMRLPDTSSSWYDARMSLDECERVCLQNCSCTAYTNLDVRGGGSGCLLWFGNIVDMGKHLSQGQEIYIRMAASDIENTWHKRHINKKLVVVLAAIVAFIIVITLGSVLYIRRKLEKQGKTNIVDQMPHTIKHGKKDIDLPTLDLSTIDNATRSFSVNNILGEGGYGPVYKGVLANGQEIAVKRLSKNSGQGLDEFRNEVVLIANLQHRNLVKILGCCVQEEERILIYEFMPNRSLDLYIFDNTRKRLLDWSKRFQIISGIAKGLLYLHHDSRLRIIHRDIKASNILLDNNMNPKISDFGLARMLVGDHTKANTKRVVGTQLGDCGVKGGLWSWLMKH, from the exons ATGGATTGCTATGAGGTGATAGTGTGGTGCTCTCTCTTACTTTCTTCCTTCATACCTAACATCACTGCACTGAGCAGTATCACTCCAAATAAGCCATTGCATCACAATGAATCCCTTGTTTCAGCATCTGGAACCTTTGAAGCAGGGTTCTTTAGCATTGGAAGTTCTCGGAGATATTACTTCTGCATATGTTACAAGAATATATCACCTAGAACAATTGTTTGGGTGGCCAACAGAAACACCCCATTGGATAACTCCACAGGGGTTTTGAAAGTCAGTCATGGGGGAAATCTTGCTGTACTTGATGGCACTGGTGCAAATTTTTGGTCATCCAATGCATCAACCACTGCTCAGAAGCCAACAGTGGAGCTTTTGAACTCTGGCAACCTTGTTGTGAAAGATGGTGGTGGTAGTAATGCCCCAGAAAAGATTGTGTGGCAAAGCTTTGATTATCCTGGTGACACTTTACTTCCTGGAATGAAACTCAGAAGCAGTTTAGTTACAGGTGCACATAGTTCTCTGACATCATGGAGGAACACAGAAGATCCTGCTGTGGGGGAATTTTCATTGTATATTGATCCTCATGGTTTTCCTCAGAGAGTGACTACAAAGGGAGGGACTTGGTTGTACAGAGCAGGTTCGTGGAATGGTTATCAGTTTTCAGGAGTTCCTTGGAAACTGTTGCCTAATTTCTTCAATTACTATTTTGTGTTAACCAAGGAGGAAGTGTATTATGAGTATGAACTCTTGGAACGTTCTGTTGTTACAAGGTTTGTGATCAACCAAGCAGGTAGCGATCAACGTTTCACATGGTCAAAGAGGACAAAAAGTTGGGAGCTTTTTGCCTCTGGCCCAAGGGAACAGTGTGAAAACTATGCTTTGTGTGGTGTAAATTCTGTTTGCAATGTTAATCGCTACCCTATATGTGAATGCTTGGAGGGTTTTGTCCCTAAGTTCACAGAAAAGTGGAGATCATTGGATTGGTCTAGTGGGTGTGTTCGGAGAATGAGTCTGAGTTGTGACAATGAAGATGGTTTTGTTAAGTACGAGGGAATGAGATTACCAGACACATCTTCCTCCTGGTATGACGCAAGAATGAGTCTTGATGAATGTGAGAGAGTGTGCTTGCAAAACTGTTCTTGCACAGCATACACAAACTTAGATGTCAGAGGTGGTGGCAGTGGTTGTCTACTTTGGTTTGGTAACATTGTGGATATGGGAAAACATCTCTCCCAAGGACAAGAGATTTACATACGAATGGCTGCTTCAGATATAG AAAACACTTGGCATAAAAGGCACATTAACAAGAAGCTTGTGGTGGTTTTGGCAGCAATTGTTGCGTTCATTATAGTCATAACATTAGGATCAGTTCTATACATTCGGAGAAAACTTGAGAAACAAG GAAAGACAAATATAGTGGACCAGATGCCTCACACTATAAAACATGGGAAGAAAGACATTGACTTACCAACCCTTGATTTATCAACCATTGATAATGCCACTCGTAGTTTCTCTGTCAATAACATATTGGGAGAAGGTGGATATGGACCAGTTTACAAG GGTGTGCTGGCAAATGGACAAGAAATAGCTGTTAAGAGACTTTCCAAAAATTCTGGACAAGGATTAGATGAATTCAGAAATGAAGTTGTGTTGATTGCGAATCTTCAGCACCGGAATCTTGTAAAGATTCTAGGGTGTTGTGTTCAAGAGGAGGAGAGAATCTTGATCTATGAATTCATGCCTAACAGGAGCTTGGATCTTTACATTTTTG ATAACACAAGAAAGAGATTATTGGATTGGAGCAAACGCTTTCAAATTATAAGTGGCATAGCTAAAGGTCTTCTCTATCTTCATCATGATTCTAGACTGAGGATCATTCACAGAGATATCAAAGCAAGCAATATTCTTCTTGATAATAATATGAATCCAAAGATATCAGACTTTGGACTAGCAAGAATGCTTGTTGGTGATCACACTAAAGCCAATACAAAAAGGGTTGTGGGAACTCA GCTTGGAGATTGTGGAGTGAAGGGAGGCCTTTGGAGCTGGTTGATGAAGCACTAG
- the LOC114183461 gene encoding G-type lectin S-receptor-like serine/threonine-protein kinase At4g27290 isoform X1 codes for MDCYEVIVWCSLLLSSFIPNITALSSITPNKPLHHNESLVSASGTFEAGFFSIGSSRRYYFCICYKNISPRTIVWVANRNTPLDNSTGVLKVSHGGNLAVLDGTGANFWSSNASTTAQKPTVELLNSGNLVVKDGGGSNAPEKIVWQSFDYPGDTLLPGMKLRSSLVTGAHSSLTSWRNTEDPAVGEFSLYIDPHGFPQRVTTKGGTWLYRAGSWNGYQFSGVPWKLLPNFFNYYFVLTKEEVYYEYELLERSVVTRFVINQAGSDQRFTWSKRTKSWELFASGPREQCENYALCGVNSVCNVNRYPICECLEGFVPKFTEKWRSLDWSSGCVRRMSLSCDNEDGFVKYEGMRLPDTSSSWYDARMSLDECERVCLQNCSCTAYTNLDVRGGGSGCLLWFGNIVDMGKHLSQGQEIYIRMAASDIENTWHKRHINKKLVVVLAAIVAFIIVITLGSVLYIRRKLEKQGKTNIVDQMPHTIKHGKKDIDLPTLDLSTIDNATRSFSVNNILGEGGYGPVYKGVLANGQEIAVKRLSKNSGQGLDEFRNEVVLIANLQHRNLVKILGCCVQEEERILIYEFMPNRSLDLYIFDNTRKRLLDWSKRFQIISGIAKGLLYLHHDSRLRIIHRDIKASNILLDNNMNPKISDFGLARMLVGDHTKANTKRVVGTHGYMPPEYAVYGYFSVKSDVFSFGVIVLEIVSGRKNTRFLDPLNQLNLIGHAWRLWSEGRPLELVDEALGDSVIESEVLKIVHVGLLCVQERAEDRPNISSVVLMLNGERPLPRPKQPAFYPHHEDFSSSTKCEFSSNDMSISLEAR; via the exons ATGGATTGCTATGAGGTGATAGTGTGGTGCTCTCTCTTACTTTCTTCCTTCATACCTAACATCACTGCACTGAGCAGTATCACTCCAAATAAGCCATTGCATCACAATGAATCCCTTGTTTCAGCATCTGGAACCTTTGAAGCAGGGTTCTTTAGCATTGGAAGTTCTCGGAGATATTACTTCTGCATATGTTACAAGAATATATCACCTAGAACAATTGTTTGGGTGGCCAACAGAAACACCCCATTGGATAACTCCACAGGGGTTTTGAAAGTCAGTCATGGGGGAAATCTTGCTGTACTTGATGGCACTGGTGCAAATTTTTGGTCATCCAATGCATCAACCACTGCTCAGAAGCCAACAGTGGAGCTTTTGAACTCTGGCAACCTTGTTGTGAAAGATGGTGGTGGTAGTAATGCCCCAGAAAAGATTGTGTGGCAAAGCTTTGATTATCCTGGTGACACTTTACTTCCTGGAATGAAACTCAGAAGCAGTTTAGTTACAGGTGCACATAGTTCTCTGACATCATGGAGGAACACAGAAGATCCTGCTGTGGGGGAATTTTCATTGTATATTGATCCTCATGGTTTTCCTCAGAGAGTGACTACAAAGGGAGGGACTTGGTTGTACAGAGCAGGTTCGTGGAATGGTTATCAGTTTTCAGGAGTTCCTTGGAAACTGTTGCCTAATTTCTTCAATTACTATTTTGTGTTAACCAAGGAGGAAGTGTATTATGAGTATGAACTCTTGGAACGTTCTGTTGTTACAAGGTTTGTGATCAACCAAGCAGGTAGCGATCAACGTTTCACATGGTCAAAGAGGACAAAAAGTTGGGAGCTTTTTGCCTCTGGCCCAAGGGAACAGTGTGAAAACTATGCTTTGTGTGGTGTAAATTCTGTTTGCAATGTTAATCGCTACCCTATATGTGAATGCTTGGAGGGTTTTGTCCCTAAGTTCACAGAAAAGTGGAGATCATTGGATTGGTCTAGTGGGTGTGTTCGGAGAATGAGTCTGAGTTGTGACAATGAAGATGGTTTTGTTAAGTACGAGGGAATGAGATTACCAGACACATCTTCCTCCTGGTATGACGCAAGAATGAGTCTTGATGAATGTGAGAGAGTGTGCTTGCAAAACTGTTCTTGCACAGCATACACAAACTTAGATGTCAGAGGTGGTGGCAGTGGTTGTCTACTTTGGTTTGGTAACATTGTGGATATGGGAAAACATCTCTCCCAAGGACAAGAGATTTACATACGAATGGCTGCTTCAGATATAG AAAACACTTGGCATAAAAGGCACATTAACAAGAAGCTTGTGGTGGTTTTGGCAGCAATTGTTGCGTTCATTATAGTCATAACATTAGGATCAGTTCTATACATTCGGAGAAAACTTGAGAAACAAG GAAAGACAAATATAGTGGACCAGATGCCTCACACTATAAAACATGGGAAGAAAGACATTGACTTACCAACCCTTGATTTATCAACCATTGATAATGCCACTCGTAGTTTCTCTGTCAATAACATATTGGGAGAAGGTGGATATGGACCAGTTTACAAG GGTGTGCTGGCAAATGGACAAGAAATAGCTGTTAAGAGACTTTCCAAAAATTCTGGACAAGGATTAGATGAATTCAGAAATGAAGTTGTGTTGATTGCGAATCTTCAGCACCGGAATCTTGTAAAGATTCTAGGGTGTTGTGTTCAAGAGGAGGAGAGAATCTTGATCTATGAATTCATGCCTAACAGGAGCTTGGATCTTTACATTTTTG ATAACACAAGAAAGAGATTATTGGATTGGAGCAAACGCTTTCAAATTATAAGTGGCATAGCTAAAGGTCTTCTCTATCTTCATCATGATTCTAGACTGAGGATCATTCACAGAGATATCAAAGCAAGCAATATTCTTCTTGATAATAATATGAATCCAAAGATATCAGACTTTGGACTAGCAAGAATGCTTGTTGGTGATCACACTAAAGCCAATACAAAAAGGGTTGTGGGAACTCA TGGTTACATGCCTCCTGAATATGCAGTGTATGGATATTTTTCAGTAAAATCAGATGTGTTCAGCTTTGGTGTTATTGTGCTAGAGATAGTTAGTGGGAGGAAGAACACAAGATTTCTTGATCCACTCAACCAACTTAACCTTATAGGGCAT GCTTGGAGATTGTGGAGTGAAGGGAGGCCTTTGGAGCTGGTTGATGAAGCACTAGGGGATTCAGTGATTGAAAGTGAAGTGTTGAAAATTGTTCATGTTGGGctcttgtgtgttcaagagAGAGCAGAGGATAGGCCCAACATCTCAAGTGTGGTTCTGATGCTGAATGGTGAGAGGCCATTGCCCAGGCCCAAGCAGCCTGCATTTTATCCACACCATGAAGATTTTTCTTCATCCACCAAGTGTGAATTCAGCTCAaatgatatgtccatcagtttAGAGGCAAGATAG